In the Flavobacterium pallidum genome, one interval contains:
- a CDS encoding TIGR03643 family protein, which produces MNTIEANFSEIQIDRIIEMAWEDRTPFDAIKYQFGLNEAEVKKLMKSKLKLKSYILWRQRVENCCTKHTLKRPNGIDRFKSSAQRSISQNKISKRR; this is translated from the coding sequence ATGAATACAATCGAAGCCAATTTTTCGGAAATACAAATTGACCGTATCATTGAAATGGCGTGGGAAGACCGAACACCTTTTGACGCCATAAAATATCAATTTGGTCTTAATGAAGCCGAAGTCAAAAAATTGATGAAGTCAAAATTGAAACTCAAAAGTTACATACTGTGGAGGCAACGGGTAGAAAACTGTTGCACAAAGCACACTTTGAAAAGACCTAACGGAATCGACAGATTTAAAAGCAGTGCACAAAGAAGCATATCACAAAACAAGATTTCTAAAAGACGGTAA
- the folE gene encoding GTP cyclohydrolase I FolE, producing MSGYKKVDQYDEKATEELAGNVKSVLEILGEDINREGLQKTPERAAKAYQFLTQGYDVNPLEILKAALFEEDHKQMVVVKNIEVYSMCEHHLLPFFGKVHVAYIPNGKIVGLSKIPRIVEAFARRFQVQERLTDQIKECIQTALEPHGVAVVMECQHMCMQMRGIQKQNSVTTTSSFNGAFEEDRTRKEFISLISNKLN from the coding sequence ATGAGCGGTTACAAAAAAGTTGATCAATACGATGAAAAAGCGACGGAGGAATTAGCAGGAAATGTAAAAAGTGTACTTGAAATTTTAGGGGAAGACATCAATAGGGAAGGGCTTCAAAAAACACCCGAACGGGCAGCTAAAGCCTACCAGTTTCTCACGCAGGGTTATGATGTAAATCCACTGGAAATATTAAAGGCGGCCCTTTTCGAAGAAGATCATAAACAAATGGTGGTTGTTAAGAATATTGAGGTGTACTCCATGTGCGAGCATCACCTGCTGCCTTTTTTCGGTAAAGTTCACGTTGCTTACATTCCTAATGGCAAAATCGTAGGCTTAAGCAAAATTCCAAGAATAGTGGAAGCATTTGCGAGAAGGTTTCAGGTGCAGGAACGGCTCACGGATCAAATAAAAGAATGTATCCAGACTGCACTGGAACCTCATGGTGTCGCTGTAGTTATGGAATGCCAGCACATGTGCATGCAGATGCGGGGCATACAGAAACAAAACAGTGTAACGACCACTTCATCTTTCAATGGAGCTTTCGAGGAAGATAGGACCCGGAAGGAATTCATTAGCTTAATTTCGAATAAATTGAACTAG
- a CDS encoding helix-turn-helix domain-containing protein yields the protein MLFQFGFYSSLLLITFSQGILYSILLLRKGSKSGDKSNYWLSVFILVCSLYIAPWMLGFAGWYDNQPYRDILFYVPFQQLYLFGPLIYFYTQSLLNPNFRLTKMASLHFLPAVIFLLWNLWIWVYDYFIVNCNYFYADGTDKDFDAWYQYSGFGSMVLYLVLSIRYYNIYRVLIFQVTSFAESILFDWIKKYLISFLILTLLPIAFDVLAYFLPEIRTYAGSWWYFLAFSVVMYYIAITAYANPVISKIHFRLSPFDSGPVVLLSESNVRESENIIEIEADIIKKEITPDLKEWILKMEFLLKEEELYKNPELTLSDVAKRLSINISITSKVVNQGFGLNFNDLINQYRTEAVVKCLEQGLHKNTTLLGIAFDCGFNSKATFNRAFKKHTGKSPKDYIADL from the coding sequence ATGCTGTTTCAGTTTGGATTCTACAGTTCGCTACTATTAATCACATTTTCACAGGGAATACTATACAGTATTTTGCTTTTGCGAAAAGGTTCCAAATCAGGCGACAAATCCAACTATTGGTTAAGTGTATTCATCTTGGTTTGCAGTCTTTATATTGCGCCCTGGATGCTCGGATTTGCAGGCTGGTATGACAATCAGCCGTACCGCGATATACTTTTTTATGTGCCCTTTCAGCAATTGTATTTATTTGGTCCTTTAATTTATTTTTATACGCAAAGCCTGCTGAATCCAAATTTCCGGCTTACAAAAATGGCTTCATTGCATTTTCTGCCGGCTGTCATTTTTCTTTTATGGAATTTATGGATTTGGGTGTATGACTATTTTATTGTCAATTGTAATTATTTCTATGCTGACGGCACTGACAAGGATTTTGATGCCTGGTACCAGTATTCAGGGTTTGGCTCTATGGTATTGTACCTCGTGCTGAGCATCAGGTATTACAATATCTACAGGGTTTTAATTTTTCAGGTAACCAGTTTCGCCGAAAGCATACTTTTTGATTGGATAAAAAAATATCTTATCTCATTCCTGATATTGACATTGTTGCCCATCGCCTTTGATGTGCTGGCCTATTTTTTACCGGAAATAAGAACGTATGCAGGAAGTTGGTGGTACTTCCTTGCCTTCTCAGTGGTGATGTATTATATAGCGATAACAGCCTATGCCAATCCGGTCATTTCAAAAATACATTTCAGGCTGTCTCCATTTGATTCCGGACCGGTCGTATTGCTATCTGAAAGCAATGTCCGTGAATCGGAAAATATTATTGAAATTGAAGCGGATATAATTAAAAAGGAAATCACTCCTGACTTGAAAGAATGGATATTGAAGATGGAATTTCTGCTGAAAGAAGAGGAATTGTACAAGAATCCTGAGCTGACTTTATCAGATGTAGCCAAAAGGCTCTCTATAAATATTTCAATCACATCAAAAGTGGTTAATCAGGGATTCGGACTTAACTTCAATGACCTGATCAACCAATACCGGACCGAGGCTGTCGTGAAATGTCTTGAACAGGGCTTACATAAAAATACCACACTTCTCGGTATCGCATTCGATTGCGGCTTCAACTCAAAAGCCACTTTTAACAGGGCGTTTAAAAAACATACCGGAAAGTCTCCGAAGGATTATATTGCCGACTTATAA
- a CDS encoding YciI family protein: MTEYLLLFRNASAENGYLATTQNMAEDMPRWQSWIGNIAMQGKLVHTAPIQYEASVVSNNGIHTGPHKENDNVLVSGFLICKSENMEEVQEWSKTCPILKYPESSVEIRPLIPFPTN, encoded by the coding sequence ATGACCGAGTATTTATTATTATTTCGCAATGCCAGTGCTGAAAATGGCTATCTGGCAACAACCCAAAACATGGCGGAAGACATGCCCAGGTGGCAATCTTGGATTGGCAATATCGCCATGCAGGGTAAATTGGTACATACCGCTCCCATACAATATGAGGCTTCCGTAGTGAGCAACAATGGCATACATACCGGGCCTCATAAAGAAAATGACAACGTCCTGGTCTCCGGTTTTCTGATCTGCAAATCAGAGAATATGGAAGAGGTTCAGGAATGGAGTAAAACATGCCCTATTCTCAAATACCCGGAAAGTTCTGTTGAAATCCGCCCACTTATTCCATTTCCAACCAATTAA
- a CDS encoding FAD-binding domain-containing protein, whose protein sequence is MASGNSGLRKVIELIEAINPELYSQTRNYTNGVVTGLSPYISRGVISTRYVFEQLLERYDYQSCRKLIQELLWRDYFQRLQQHNQELHTKAIKIDCQGFTRKGIPLAILHGKTGIEAVDEAISNLYLTGRMHNHMRLYVASLCCSVGQCHFSIPGQWLYYHLLDADVASNFGSWQWVSGNITGKAYYANQENINLFTNVIQHDTIIDMPYEELKTIQIPEKLHEICIPELETIFPETMDPVITNNTVLLYTLYNMDPLWHEDFEADRILVLEPGHFKKFPIGENLVRFILSIAVGIKGIQLYRGELNDLVKKYPYVDFVAKEHPLFRHWNVRFDSRDWIVPEITGFYSSFSKYYNECEKKITQYG, encoded by the coding sequence ATGGCAAGTGGCAATTCAGGTTTGCGGAAGGTTATTGAACTGATTGAAGCCATCAATCCGGAACTTTATTCTCAAACCAGAAATTATACAAACGGGGTTGTAACAGGATTGTCACCGTACATCTCGAGAGGCGTTATATCAACCAGATATGTTTTCGAACAGTTGCTTGAAAGATACGATTATCAATCCTGCAGAAAATTAATACAGGAGTTGCTATGGAGGGATTACTTCCAACGCTTACAACAACATAATCAGGAACTGCATACAAAAGCAATTAAAATTGATTGCCAGGGATTTACCCGAAAAGGTATCCCGCTTGCCATATTGCATGGGAAGACAGGTATTGAAGCGGTTGATGAAGCGATTTCCAATCTCTACCTTACAGGTCGTATGCACAATCACATGCGGCTTTACGTAGCTTCTTTGTGTTGTTCTGTCGGGCAATGTCATTTTAGCATTCCCGGACAATGGCTTTATTATCATCTACTCGACGCTGATGTGGCCAGCAATTTTGGAAGTTGGCAATGGGTATCAGGTAATATTACGGGTAAGGCCTATTATGCAAATCAGGAAAATATAAACCTATTTACCAATGTAATTCAACATGATACTATTATTGACATGCCTTATGAGGAATTAAAAACGATTCAAATCCCGGAAAAGCTGCACGAAATCTGTATCCCTGAATTGGAAACGATTTTTCCTGAAACGATGGACCCGGTCATCACAAACAACACAGTATTGCTTTACACACTTTATAACATGGATCCGTTGTGGCATGAAGACTTTGAAGCTGACAGGATACTTGTTCTGGAACCAGGTCATTTTAAAAAATTTCCGATAGGGGAGAATTTAGTCAGATTTATACTGTCGATTGCTGTAGGTATAAAAGGCATTCAATTGTATCGCGGTGAGCTCAATGATTTGGTCAAAAAATATCCTTATGTCGATTTTGTGGCTAAAGAACATCCGCTTTTTCGTCACTGGAATGTCCGGTTTGACTCCCGTGACTGGATTGTCCCTGAAATTACAGGTTTTTACAGCTCTTTTTCGAAATATTATAACGAATGCGAAAAAAAAATTACGCAATATGGCTAA
- a CDS encoding chromophore lyase CpcT/CpeT yields MKKTVLLFVFFASLTANAQTGNFKNKAWLDELVSIMQGTYSSEKQAAVDTSYFNISLRMVPIWKDKGHYLYVEQALSKRQDKPYRVRIYKITQRGENEFVSEIYTLKNEKDWIGKWNDPAAFQKLTETEIELKPGCEVILKRIEKNKFSGQTGDKTCPSELRGASYATSKVTVLPNQIISWDQGFDKDGKQVWGAEKAGYIFDKI; encoded by the coding sequence ATGAAAAAAACCGTCCTCCTATTCGTCTTCTTTGCGTCACTTACTGCGAACGCACAAACTGGAAATTTTAAAAATAAAGCGTGGCTTGATGAACTGGTATCGATCATGCAGGGAACCTATTCTTCTGAAAAGCAAGCCGCTGTTGACACGAGTTACTTCAATATCTCATTGCGTATGGTCCCGATATGGAAAGATAAAGGTCATTATTTGTATGTGGAACAGGCGTTGAGCAAGCGACAGGATAAACCTTATCGCGTTAGAATATATAAAATTACGCAGCGTGGAGAAAATGAATTTGTAAGTGAAATTTACACTTTAAAAAATGAAAAAGACTGGATTGGAAAGTGGAATGACCCTGCAGCATTTCAAAAACTTACCGAAACTGAAATTGAATTAAAACCCGGGTGTGAAGTAATCTTAAAACGTATTGAGAAAAATAAATTTTCAGGCCAGACCGGAGACAAGACTTGCCCAAGTGAACTTCGCGGCGCCAGTTATGCCACTTCAAAAGTTACTGTATTACCAAATCAGATCATTTCATGGGATCAGGGATTTGACAAAGACGGCAAGCAGGTCTGGGGTGCTGAAAAAGCGGGGTATATTTTCGACAAGATATAA
- a CDS encoding SDR family NAD(P)-dependent oxidoreductase has translation MSRVNYLKTNQHVKTLRLNAIGAFNVIKAYKSNLQQGNDPAIVLFSSVAAGKGMPFHTGVSMSKGAVEGLTLALAAELSPKIRVNCIAPSLTDTSLAEPLLNSEAKRVSNAERHPLKRIGIADGIADLALFLLAESKWMTGQVIGLNGGLGTIIK, from the coding sequence TTGTCCCGGGTCAATTATCTTAAAACCAATCAGCACGTTAAGACCCTTAGGCTCAATGCAATTGGTGCTTTCAATGTTATCAAAGCCTATAAGAGTAATTTGCAACAAGGCAATGATCCGGCGATTGTGCTGTTCAGTTCTGTAGCAGCAGGGAAGGGGATGCCTTTTCATACAGGTGTGTCGATGTCGAAAGGTGCGGTTGAAGGGTTAACACTCGCCCTGGCTGCGGAGTTGTCACCAAAAATCAGGGTAAACTGCATTGCACCGTCACTGACAGATACGTCACTTGCCGAACCATTGCTCAACAGCGAAGCCAAAAGGGTTTCAAACGCAGAGCGTCATCCCTTGAAACGTATTGGCATTGCCGATGGCATTGCTGATTTGGCCCTTTTCTTACTTGCAGAATCAAAATGGATGACCGGGCAGGTGATAGGGCTTAATGGAGGCTTAGGAACCATAATAAAATAA
- a CDS encoding SDR family oxidoreductase — protein MRILLTGANGYVGKRLLPELLQLGHEVVCCVRNADRLGLDEVTLSKISIWENDFLDEPDFETLPAKFDAAYYLIHSMSASMDNFDDLEARSARNFNAYAAVIGITQVVFLSGIINDSVLSKHLQSRSNVEAILYEGDFKLTVLRAGIIVGSGSSSFEIIRDLCEKLPVMITPKWVLTRTQPIAIRDVMQYLIGVLLNKECYNDSFDVAGPNILTYREMLLLYAKTRKIRLWIVTVPVMTPKLSSYWLYFVTSTSYKLASNLVESMKMEVVAKDKRLQHILGIHPISYVDAIKLAFIKIEQNLVISSWKDSLSSSGKHNDLKGYIQVPVFGCVKDKKSITVADVEKTLDNIFSIGGEKGWYYGNWMWQVRGHLDKAFGGVGLRRGRTHPTQIHAGDSLDFWRVLLADRKGKRLLLFAEMKLPGEAWLEFSIDENNVLHQVATFRPRGLWGRLYWYSMLPFHFFIFGGMIKKIADV, from the coding sequence ATGCGGATTTTGCTCACAGGTGCCAATGGTTATGTAGGAAAAAGGCTTTTGCCGGAATTGCTGCAACTCGGACATGAAGTTGTTTGTTGTGTCCGTAATGCCGACAGGCTGGGCCTTGATGAAGTGACGCTGTCAAAAATCAGTATTTGGGAAAATGATTTCCTCGACGAACCCGATTTTGAGACCCTGCCCGCAAAATTTGATGCAGCCTATTACCTGATACATTCCATGAGTGCTTCGATGGATAATTTTGATGATCTTGAAGCACGTTCAGCCAGGAATTTTAATGCCTACGCCGCTGTTATTGGTATTACCCAGGTTGTATTCCTTAGCGGGATTATAAACGACTCCGTATTATCAAAACACCTGCAGTCCCGCAGTAATGTTGAAGCCATTTTATATGAGGGAGATTTTAAGCTTACGGTGTTGCGCGCCGGCATCATAGTGGGTTCCGGCAGTTCTTCATTTGAAATCATCCGGGACCTTTGTGAGAAGCTTCCGGTAATGATCACGCCCAAATGGGTATTGACCAGAACACAGCCTATTGCTATCCGTGATGTAATGCAATATCTTATTGGCGTACTTCTTAATAAAGAATGCTATAACGATTCTTTCGATGTCGCTGGTCCAAATATATTAACCTATCGGGAAATGCTTTTGCTTTACGCCAAAACCCGGAAAATCAGGCTCTGGATCGTCACTGTTCCTGTAATGACACCAAAGCTTTCTTCATACTGGCTTTATTTTGTCACTTCAACGTCATATAAACTGGCTTCAAATCTGGTTGAAAGTATGAAAATGGAGGTGGTAGCGAAAGACAAGCGTTTGCAGCATATCCTGGGGATACATCCAATTTCCTATGTGGATGCGATTAAACTTGCTTTTATCAAAATTGAGCAAAACCTTGTTATATCCAGTTGGAAAGACAGCCTGTCCAGCAGCGGGAAACATAACGATTTAAAAGGATATATCCAGGTGCCGGTGTTCGGCTGCGTAAAAGATAAAAAATCAATTACTGTTGCTGATGTTGAGAAGACCCTGGATAATATCTTCTCCATAGGAGGTGAGAAGGGATGGTATTACGGTAACTGGATGTGGCAGGTTCGCGGTCATCTTGATAAAGCTTTCGGTGGCGTAGGACTGCGTCGCGGGCGGACACACCCCACGCAAATCCATGCAGGCGATTCACTCGATTTCTGGAGGGTACTTTTAGCAGACCGCAAAGGAAAAAGGCTATTGCTATTTGCTGAGATGAAGCTTCCGGGTGAAGCGTGGCTGGAGTTTTCGATAGATGAAAATAACGTCCTGCATCAGGTCGCGACATTCAGGCCACGGGGTTTGTGGGGGCGGCTATATTGGTACAGCATGCTGCCTTTTCATTTTTTTATTTTTGGAGGAATGATCAAAAAAATTGCAGATGTTTAA
- a CDS encoding MerR family transcriptional regulator, with translation MHGNNIKTVFAIGDLENLSGIKAHTIRVWERRYNLLEPIRSDLNVRAYDIANLQKLLNVVLLMKYGFKPSRISKMSIDEMDSLVWQSYSEKYDRNHISHRLKLAMMTFDQHLFMETYEHLLSHRSFRQVFFEYFIPLLEDIGVLWQTRTITPAHEHFISYLIRLKILNNTNALLSNAPKSDKVYILFLPVGEIHELGLLYLNYELVAQGFKTIYLGESVPINSLESFKSAFKEIIYVAYATVAPSKHAFKKFVSEVHSNILTPQSELWVVGAMVHDEEPPFYPQIKFFNTLKDALHEI, from the coding sequence ATGCATGGAAATAATATTAAAACAGTATTTGCAATAGGAGATTTGGAAAACCTTTCCGGCATAAAAGCGCACACCATAAGGGTTTGGGAACGGCGCTACAACCTGTTGGAACCCATCCGAAGCGATTTAAATGTAAGGGCTTACGACATTGCCAACCTGCAAAAATTGTTAAATGTTGTATTGCTTATGAAATATGGCTTTAAGCCTTCCCGGATTTCGAAGATGAGTATCGATGAGATGGATTCGTTGGTTTGGCAGTCCTATTCAGAAAAGTATGATCGCAATCACATATCCCATCGTCTCAAATTGGCAATGATGACGTTTGATCAGCATTTGTTCATGGAAACTTATGAGCATCTTTTGAGTCATCGGTCATTCCGGCAGGTTTTCTTCGAATATTTCATACCGCTCTTAGAAGATATTGGTGTCTTATGGCAAACACGCACAATCACTCCTGCCCATGAGCACTTCATCAGTTATCTGATCAGGCTTAAAATATTGAACAATACGAATGCATTATTATCTAATGCGCCAAAAAGTGATAAGGTATATATTCTATTTCTTCCGGTTGGTGAAATTCACGAACTTGGGTTACTGTACCTTAATTATGAGCTCGTTGCACAGGGATTTAAGACAATCTATTTGGGAGAGAGTGTTCCGATAAATAGCCTGGAAAGCTTTAAAAGTGCATTTAAAGAAATTATTTATGTAGCCTACGCGACCGTAGCACCTTCAAAACATGCATTTAAGAAGTTTGTGTCAGAAGTTCACAGCAATATACTCACCCCTCAAAGTGAATTGTGGGTAGTCGGGGCGATGGTACACGATGAAGAGCCTCCGTTTTATCCGCAGATTAAGTTTTTTAATACTTTAAAGGACGCGTTGCATGAAATTTAA
- a CDS encoding DoxX family protein, with protein sequence MIRILFIRLTKPLPLPYLWQHILLAIPRIACGYMLTSDFGAAKFGMPWSPAENNLGLFETAFWFPNDVAAFGGIFATFPVFFAWMGAFSEAVGGLLLIFGFQTRIVSFLLICTMYVATFVQHGGEDLWNKLPGMGFLWVVLFTAILGSGKIGIDYLLTSKTIANENPI encoded by the coding sequence ATGATCAGAATTTTATTCATACGGTTGACTAAACCCTTGCCGTTGCCTTATCTATGGCAACATATCTTATTGGCTATTCCCAGAATTGCCTGTGGCTATATGCTAACGTCAGACTTCGGCGCAGCCAAATTCGGAATGCCATGGTCCCCTGCTGAAAATAATCTCGGTTTATTTGAAACGGCATTTTGGTTTCCCAATGATGTTGCCGCGTTCGGAGGTATTTTTGCCACTTTCCCTGTGTTCTTTGCGTGGATGGGCGCGTTTAGTGAAGCTGTTGGAGGCCTTTTGTTGATTTTCGGCTTCCAAACCCGAATAGTGTCATTTTTGCTGATCTGCACGATGTACGTCGCAACATTTGTACAACATGGCGGCGAGGATCTCTGGAACAAGCTTCCCGGAATGGGATTCTTATGGGTAGTGCTGTTCACTGCCATCTTAGGTTCAGGAAAGATCGGCATCGATTATTTATTAACCTCCAAAACAATTGCAAATGAAAATCCTATTTAA
- a CDS encoding GIN domain-containing protein, translating into MKTKITAALWSVLLSVASFAQINGSGKIISKNYDFRDFDKINFNDLNGKIDIEVGKTWSIQVDIDDNLENLLDVSKDEKEHLLKISFSGNRNNQLYIENTNIKIKITMPEASVIRQDGNADINIRNIKGRYFRIENVSNGNAIISGQVDKLDVVHTGNGNIDAKKLTSKTAIVNSAGKW; encoded by the coding sequence ATGAAAACAAAAATTACCGCAGCACTATGGAGTGTGTTGCTCTCCGTTGCAAGCTTTGCGCAGATTAACGGTTCAGGGAAAATCATTTCTAAAAATTATGATTTCAGGGACTTTGACAAAATCAACTTTAACGACCTGAATGGCAAAATCGATATTGAAGTTGGCAAGACTTGGTCTATACAAGTTGATATAGATGACAATCTCGAAAACCTGTTGGATGTGAGCAAAGACGAAAAAGAACATTTGCTCAAAATCAGTTTTTCAGGAAATCGCAACAACCAGCTTTACATTGAAAACACAAACATTAAAATCAAAATTACTATGCCTGAAGCTTCTGTCATTCGACAGGATGGTAATGCTGACATCAACATTCGCAATATTAAAGGTCGTTATTTTCGTATTGAAAATGTTTCCAATGGAAATGCAATTATATCGGGACAGGTAGACAAACTGGACGTGGTGCATACCGGAAATGGGAATATTGATGCTAAAAAACTGACGTCCAAAACAGCAATTGTAAACTCTGCCGGGAAATGGTGA
- a CDS encoding VOC family protein, whose amino-acid sequence MEKLSETTNALNWFEIPVTDVQRAKSFYEKLFEINMQPIEMMDMEMVLFPSKNPKSGGALVKSPNHKPSTEGSIIYLNGNPDLQIVLDRIETAGGKVAMPKTNINPDTGNMAFFIDTEGNMIGLHSVK is encoded by the coding sequence ATGGAAAAATTAAGCGAAACAACGAATGCATTGAACTGGTTTGAAATCCCGGTTACAGATGTGCAAAGGGCAAAAAGCTTTTATGAAAAGTTATTTGAAATAAACATGCAACCCATTGAAATGATGGATATGGAAATGGTATTATTTCCCTCGAAGAACCCAAAATCTGGTGGCGCACTTGTTAAAAGTCCAAATCACAAACCGAGCACAGAAGGGTCAATTATTTATCTTAATGGAAACCCTGACCTGCAAATAGTGCTTGATCGTATAGAAACTGCCGGTGGAAAAGTAGCGATGCCCAAAACTAACATTAACCCAGACACGGGAAATATGGCGTTCTTTATTGATACAGAGGGCAATATGATTGGTTTGCACTCTGTGAAATAA
- a CDS encoding DUF2256 domain-containing protein — translation MKAVKKSELPSKICLCCQRPFSWRKKWEKVWDEVKYCSDRCRKLKNTKEDASKA, via the coding sequence ATGAAAGCGGTGAAAAAATCGGAACTTCCTTCAAAAATCTGCCTATGCTGCCAACGTCCGTTCTCATGGCGTAAGAAATGGGAAAAAGTCTGGGACGAAGTAAAGTATTGCAGTGACAGGTGCCGTAAATTAAAAAACACAAAAGAAGATGCCTCAAAAGCTTAG
- a CDS encoding Crp/Fnr family transcriptional regulator, with the protein MIDTLRQHIISRLGNDIENLETVLETFRHIKAKRNEELLRQGDVCSDVYFVASGCLQVYTYDNEGNETTRDIIMEDNWCSELLSFGSGNPATENIRAVEHSDLFAIDRPHFQAMMQTVPQFDKVYKQILEASYANSVYRINTFVALTSLERIKWLMEYRPMLMSRLSGKLIASYLGINKDVFSRLKSKL; encoded by the coding sequence ATGATAGATACTTTACGTCAGCACATCATTAGCCGTTTGGGCAACGATATCGAAAACCTCGAAACGGTTTTGGAAACATTCAGGCATATTAAGGCTAAAAGGAATGAAGAGCTGCTAAGGCAGGGAGATGTATGCAGTGATGTTTATTTTGTGGCTTCCGGCTGCCTTCAGGTTTATACTTATGATAATGAAGGTAATGAAACAACCCGTGACATCATTATGGAAGATAACTGGTGTTCAGAATTATTAAGCTTTGGAAGTGGCAATCCCGCTACAGAAAATATAAGGGCAGTGGAGCATTCCGATTTATTTGCCATAGACAGACCGCATTTTCAGGCAATGATGCAAACCGTTCCTCAGTTCGATAAAGTCTATAAACAAATTCTTGAAGCGTCATATGCAAATTCAGTGTATCGCATCAACACATTTGTTGCACTCACATCACTCGAAAGGATAAAATGGCTTATGGAATACCGACCAATGCTAATGTCAAGGCTTTCCGGAAAGCTCATCGCATCTTATCTTGGGATTAATAAGGATGTTTTCAGCCGCTTGAAATCCAAATTATAA